A window of Ruania suaedae contains these coding sequences:
- a CDS encoding GntR family transcriptional regulator — protein MLPDPSPAHRMSTAELIAEQLRSAILTGTLAPGEQLGEAEIAARFEVSRGPVREALQRLVSEGIAISVRHRGIFVPELTLTDMVDVYRTRAAIERGAGRLVLAGGREAAWRALGRPLQVMTRAAERGDATAVSNADQLFHDVFVRAADSPRLARAMRTLLVETRICLGELQTTYPDLAEQVREHEEWRETVRTGTPEAMDAVVSAHLDDAVRRLRGKLATT, from the coding sequence GTGCTGCCTGACCCCTCGCCCGCCCACCGGATGTCCACGGCCGAGCTCATCGCCGAGCAGCTGCGCTCGGCGATCCTCACCGGCACCCTCGCGCCGGGCGAGCAGCTCGGCGAGGCCGAGATCGCCGCCCGCTTCGAGGTCTCCCGCGGGCCGGTGCGGGAGGCGCTGCAGCGGCTGGTCTCCGAGGGCATCGCCATCAGCGTGCGCCACCGCGGCATCTTCGTCCCCGAGCTGACGCTCACCGACATGGTCGACGTCTACCGCACCCGGGCGGCGATCGAACGCGGGGCCGGCCGGCTGGTCCTCGCCGGTGGCCGGGAGGCGGCGTGGCGCGCGCTGGGCCGTCCGCTGCAGGTGATGACCCGCGCCGCCGAGCGCGGGGACGCCACGGCCGTCTCCAACGCCGACCAGCTCTTCCACGACGTCTTCGTCCGCGCGGCCGACAGCCCGCGCCTGGCCCGGGCGATGCGCACGCTGCTGGTGGAGACCCGCATCTGCCTCGGCGAGCTGCAGACCACCTACCCGGACCTGGCCGAGCAGGTCCGCGAGCACGAGGAGTGGCGCGAGACCGTCCGTACCGGCACGCCCGAGGCGATGGACGCCGTCGTGAGCGCACACCTGGACGACGCCGTGCGGCGCCTGCGCGGGAAGCTGGCCACGACCTGA
- a CDS encoding maleate cis-trans isomerase family protein, which translates to MSTTLGFIYPDHAAEDDYPYAAELLGLRLEVTHIYGTDLHAVPELLDLGSPERLAVGARQLAAAAPQAVVWACTSGSFVYRPDGAAQQVQRLAEAAGVPASSTSFAFTRACEALGVRTVAVAASYPDDVASLFTEFLGAAGVEVVATSSAGIDTAAEVGRLTGEQVLALAEANDHPDAEALLIPDTAMHTLRELPRLEERLGKRVLTANQVTIWEALRLVGRQAHAPALGSLFGGGPRAA; encoded by the coding sequence ATGAGCACCACACTCGGATTCATCTACCCCGACCACGCCGCCGAGGACGACTACCCCTACGCCGCCGAGCTGCTCGGGCTGCGCCTGGAGGTCACCCACATCTACGGCACTGATCTGCACGCCGTGCCCGAGCTGCTCGATCTCGGCAGCCCGGAGCGCCTGGCTGTCGGCGCCCGCCAGCTCGCGGCCGCGGCCCCGCAGGCGGTGGTGTGGGCCTGCACCTCCGGCAGCTTCGTCTACCGCCCCGACGGCGCAGCCCAGCAGGTGCAGCGCCTCGCCGAGGCCGCGGGAGTGCCCGCCTCCAGCACCAGCTTCGCCTTCACCCGCGCCTGTGAGGCGCTCGGCGTGCGCACGGTGGCCGTGGCGGCCAGCTATCCCGACGACGTCGCCTCGCTGTTCACCGAGTTCCTCGGCGCCGCAGGGGTGGAGGTGGTGGCCACCAGCAGCGCCGGTATCGACACCGCCGCCGAGGTGGGTCGCCTGACCGGGGAGCAGGTGCTGGCACTGGCGGAGGCGAACGACCATCCCGACGCCGAGGCCCTGCTCATCCCCGACACCGCGATGCACACCCTGCGCGAGCTGCCCCGGCTGGAGGAGCGCCTGGGTAAGCGGGTCCTCACCGCCAACCAGGTCACCATCTGGGAGGCGCTGCGGCTGGTGGGCCGGCAGGCCCACGCGCCCGCGCTCGGCTCGCTGTTCGGAGGAGGTCCTCGTGCTGCCTGA
- a CDS encoding maleate cis-trans isomerase family protein → MELDGAEFEGPLAQRGIGIIAPFDLALERELWRWCPLEVSLHLARTPFEPVPVSLQMAELVSDRAHLRRATQDVLGTEPEVVAYLCNSGSFIHGVDYERGLVEAILEAGAPTALTTSGALAEAIRTLGLTRISVITPYDEPLTLRLHAYLAELGVEVIRSNHLGLGGGIWKVNYRTVAERIMAADDPQAQAVFVSCTNLPTYDVIDPLEQRLGKPVLTANQLTIWACLARMGLPMMGPGRWLGSVFGPVPETTAPAQDVRS, encoded by the coding sequence TTGGAACTGGACGGCGCGGAGTTCGAGGGTCCGCTGGCTCAGCGTGGCATCGGGATCATTGCGCCGTTCGACCTGGCGCTCGAGCGTGAACTGTGGCGGTGGTGCCCGCTCGAGGTGAGCCTGCACCTGGCACGCACGCCCTTCGAACCGGTGCCGGTGAGCCTGCAGATGGCCGAGCTCGTCTCCGACCGTGCGCATCTGCGCCGGGCCACCCAGGACGTGCTCGGCACCGAGCCGGAGGTGGTGGCCTACCTCTGCAACTCCGGAAGCTTCATCCACGGCGTCGACTACGAGCGTGGGCTGGTCGAGGCCATCCTGGAGGCGGGCGCACCGACCGCCCTGACGACCTCCGGTGCTCTCGCCGAGGCGATCCGCACGCTCGGGCTGACCAGGATCAGCGTGATCACCCCCTACGACGAACCGCTCACGCTGCGCCTGCACGCCTACCTCGCCGAGCTCGGCGTCGAGGTGATCCGTTCCAACCACCTGGGCCTGGGCGGCGGGATCTGGAAGGTGAACTACCGCACCGTGGCCGAGCGGATCATGGCCGCCGATGATCCCCAGGCGCAGGCCGTCTTCGTCTCCTGCACGAACCTGCCCACCTACGACGTGATCGACCCGCTGGAGCAGCGCCTCGGCAAACCGGTCCTGACCGCCAACCAGCTCACGATCTGGGCCTGCCTGGCCCGGATGGGCCTGCCGATGATGGGGCCGGGCCGATGGCTGGGCTCCGTCTTCGGCCCCGTTCCCGAGACCACCGCCCCCGCACAGGACGTCCGCTCATGA
- a CDS encoding D-2-hydroxyacid dehydrogenase translates to MPEPARVLVLHDGSATSSPGLDAVAEQAPLTFTDEAGLAEALPGADVLYLHHFLSHALREAWPAADALQWVHVAAAGVDPVLFEELIGSDVTVTNSRGVFDDAIAEYVLGQIIAGAKGFRAAWRSQAEHRWQHRESDRVAGQRVLVVGTGAIGRSIARLLRAVGLEVRGAGRRVIEQDPDFGHVTDDLLGALPEFDWVVAVAPLTESTRGMFGTKEFAAMPAHARLINVGRGELVDTDALVEALERGAIAGAVLDVVDPEPLPAGHPLWDLPGVSLTAHQSGDVRGWREELDALFADNLGRWRRGEELRNVVDTELGYVPTTRSQT, encoded by the coding sequence GTGCCTGAGCCAGCCCGCGTCCTTGTCCTGCACGACGGATCCGCGACCAGTTCGCCCGGCCTGGATGCTGTGGCGGAGCAGGCGCCCCTCACCTTCACCGACGAGGCAGGGCTGGCCGAGGCACTGCCCGGGGCGGACGTGCTCTACCTGCACCACTTCCTCAGTCACGCCCTGCGCGAGGCATGGCCGGCAGCCGATGCGCTGCAGTGGGTGCACGTCGCCGCCGCGGGTGTGGACCCGGTGCTCTTCGAGGAGCTCATCGGCAGCGACGTGACCGTCACCAACTCCCGCGGCGTATTCGATGACGCGATCGCCGAGTACGTCCTCGGGCAGATCATCGCCGGCGCGAAGGGGTTCCGGGCCGCCTGGCGGTCCCAGGCCGAGCACCGCTGGCAGCACCGCGAGTCCGACCGGGTGGCCGGCCAGCGGGTGCTGGTGGTGGGCACCGGGGCCATCGGGCGCTCCATCGCACGGTTGCTGCGGGCAGTGGGGCTCGAGGTGCGCGGGGCCGGGCGCCGGGTGATCGAGCAGGACCCTGACTTCGGGCACGTCACCGACGACCTGCTCGGCGCCCTGCCCGAGTTCGACTGGGTCGTGGCCGTGGCGCCGCTGACCGAGAGCACGCGCGGGATGTTCGGCACCAAGGAGTTCGCCGCCATGCCCGCCCACGCCCGGCTGATCAACGTCGGCCGCGGGGAGCTGGTGGACACCGACGCGCTGGTCGAGGCGCTGGAACGGGGCGCCATCGCCGGAGCGGTGCTCGACGTGGTCGATCCCGAGCCGCTGCCGGCCGGCCACCCGCTGTGGGACCTGCCCGGCGTGAGCCTGACCGCGCACCAATCGGGGGACGTGCGCGGGTGGCGCGAGGAGCTCGACGCGCTGTTCGCCGACAATCTCGGCCGGTGGCGCCGCGGCGAGGAGCTGCGCAACGTCGTCGACACCGAACTCGGTTACGTGCCCACCACGAGGAGCCAGACGTGA
- a CDS encoding amidase produces the protein MNPNEMTAVELASAYGSGQLSPVEATQAALSAIEARNDELNAFCLVDAEGALAQARESEQRWHSGHVQGLLDGVPISIKDIFLTKGWPTRRGSAAVNPDQPWEVDSPVTARLREDGMVFLGKTTMPELAWKATTDSPAFGITRNPVDPTLTAGGSSGGSGAAVAAGMGPVSVGTDGGGSVRIPASFCGLVALKPTHGRIPLFPASPFGPLAHAGPMTRTVDDAALLMDILVLPDHRDPTALAPTSSTYRGEVTREVTGLGVAYSKDLGFASVDPEVAAVVERAVRALDAAGLVVTEADPPIEDPIEAFELLWATGAATLLNSMSGARETIDPGLGKVWDAGLTPSAVEYLQARAVAAELGIRMGAFHRTHDLLITPTMPITAFEAGHDVPPGSDLTSWPQWTPFTYPFNMTQQPAISIPCGRTAAGLPVGLQIVGPRHSDDLVLAVARFAERVLAA, from the coding sequence GTGAACCCGAACGAGATGACCGCCGTCGAGCTGGCCAGCGCCTACGGCAGCGGGCAGCTGAGCCCGGTGGAGGCCACCCAGGCTGCGCTCTCGGCGATCGAGGCGCGCAACGACGAGCTGAACGCGTTCTGCCTCGTCGACGCCGAGGGCGCCCTGGCGCAGGCGCGCGAGTCCGAGCAGCGGTGGCACTCGGGCCACGTGCAGGGCCTGCTCGACGGCGTCCCCATCTCCATCAAGGACATCTTCCTCACGAAGGGCTGGCCCACGCGGCGCGGCTCGGCCGCGGTGAACCCCGACCAGCCGTGGGAGGTGGACTCCCCCGTGACGGCGCGCCTGCGCGAGGACGGGATGGTCTTCCTCGGCAAGACCACCATGCCCGAGCTGGCGTGGAAGGCGACCACGGACTCCCCCGCGTTCGGGATCACCCGCAACCCGGTGGACCCCACGCTGACGGCGGGAGGATCCTCGGGCGGGTCGGGAGCCGCCGTGGCGGCGGGCATGGGGCCGGTCTCGGTGGGGACCGACGGCGGCGGCTCGGTGCGCATCCCGGCCTCCTTCTGCGGGCTCGTGGCCCTCAAGCCCACCCACGGGCGCATCCCGCTGTTCCCGGCGAGCCCGTTCGGCCCACTCGCGCACGCCGGCCCGATGACCAGGACCGTGGACGATGCGGCGCTGCTGATGGACATCCTGGTGCTGCCCGACCACCGCGACCCGACGGCACTGGCTCCCACGAGCTCGACCTACCGCGGCGAGGTGACCCGGGAGGTGACCGGGCTGGGCGTGGCGTACTCGAAGGACCTCGGCTTCGCCTCCGTCGATCCCGAGGTCGCGGCCGTGGTCGAGCGGGCGGTGCGGGCCCTGGATGCCGCCGGACTGGTGGTGACCGAGGCCGACCCGCCGATCGAGGATCCGATCGAGGCGTTCGAGCTGCTGTGGGCGACCGGGGCGGCGACGTTGCTGAACTCGATGTCCGGGGCCCGCGAGACCATCGACCCCGGCCTGGGCAAGGTCTGGGACGCCGGACTGACACCGAGTGCGGTGGAGTACCTGCAGGCGCGTGCGGTCGCGGCCGAGCTGGGCATCCGGATGGGCGCCTTCCACCGCACCCACGATCTGCTGATCACCCCGACCATGCCGATCACGGCCTTCGAGGCCGGGCACGACGTCCCCCCGGGCAGCGATCTGACGAGCTGGCCGCAGTGGACGCCGTTCACCTACCCCTTCAACATGACCCAGCAGCCGGCGATCTCGATCCCGTGCGGACGGACGGCGGCCGGTCTGCCGGTGGGCCTGCAGATCGTGGGCCCGCGTCATTCCGACGATCTGGTGCTGGCCGTGGCGCGATTCGCCGAGCGGGTGCTCGCGGCCTGA
- a CDS encoding DUF3830 family protein codes for MARYLTITLDSRGVTCRARLLEEEAPGTCAAVWAALPQSGAALHAKYARNEVYTLVPRLTAAPHRENPTVTPIPGDVCLFDFEPWEIGNPAYGYEAGSAAHAEQGATDLAIFYGRNNLLINGDMGWVPGNVFATITEGLEEIAAACNDLWLRGVEGETLSFARA; via the coding sequence GTGGCCCGCTACCTGACCATCACTCTCGACTCGCGCGGGGTGACCTGCCGCGCCCGCCTGCTCGAGGAAGAGGCGCCCGGCACCTGTGCCGCCGTCTGGGCCGCGCTGCCGCAGTCCGGCGCCGCGCTGCACGCCAAGTACGCCCGGAACGAGGTGTACACCCTCGTGCCCCGGCTGACGGCGGCCCCGCACCGGGAGAACCCGACCGTCACCCCGATCCCGGGGGACGTGTGCCTGTTCGACTTCGAACCGTGGGAGATCGGAAATCCGGCGTACGGATACGAGGCGGGATCGGCCGCGCACGCCGAGCAGGGCGCCACCGACCTGGCGATCTTCTACGGCCGCAACAACCTGCTCATCAACGGTGACATGGGCTGGGTGCCGGGCAACGTCTTCGCCACCATCACCGAGGGCCTGGAGGAGATCGCCGCCGCCTGCAACGACCTGTGGCTGCGCGGGGTCGAGGGGGAGACGCTCAGCTTCGCCCGGGCGTGA
- a CDS encoding aspartate aminotransferase family protein — translation MTHQTTLSPLLKQATPVLVDHGEGSYLYDTDGRRFLDFTAGIGVTSTGHCHPHVVAAAQAQVGSLIHGQYTTVMHKPMLALTEKLGSVLPEGLDSVFYSNSGSEAIEASLRLVRQATGRPNVIVFHGGFHGRTVAAATMTTSGTRFSAGFSPLMGGVHVAPFPTAYRYGWSEEEATDFALAELDYIFATLTSPAETAAFMVEPVLGEGGYIPGNTRFFRGLRERADQHGILLVMDEIQTGFGRTGAYFGHQHFDVRPDVMTMAKGLASGFPISGIAASRELMSKAWPGSQGGTYGGNAVACAAAVATLEVIENENLVGNAAERGVQLLEGARGAATDAVGDVRGLGLLVGSEFTTDGKPDTARAAAAQKLAGEKGLLLLTCGAYMNVVRMIPPLVVTSEQVEDALAIWREVLAEV, via the coding sequence GTGACCCACCAGACCACGCTCTCGCCCCTGCTCAAGCAGGCCACCCCGGTGCTCGTCGACCACGGCGAGGGGTCCTACCTCTACGACACCGACGGCCGCCGCTTCCTCGACTTCACCGCCGGGATCGGCGTCACGAGCACCGGCCACTGCCACCCGCACGTGGTCGCCGCCGCGCAGGCGCAGGTCGGTTCCCTCATCCACGGCCAGTACACGACCGTGATGCACAAGCCGATGCTGGCCCTGACCGAGAAGCTCGGATCGGTGCTTCCCGAGGGCTTGGACTCGGTCTTCTACTCCAACTCCGGCAGCGAGGCGATCGAGGCCTCGCTGCGCCTGGTGCGCCAGGCCACCGGCCGGCCGAACGTGATCGTCTTCCACGGCGGCTTCCACGGCCGCACCGTGGCCGCGGCCACCATGACCACCTCCGGCACCCGCTTCTCCGCCGGCTTCTCCCCGCTCATGGGCGGGGTGCACGTGGCCCCCTTCCCGACGGCGTACCGGTACGGCTGGAGCGAGGAGGAGGCCACCGACTTCGCCTTGGCCGAGCTGGACTACATCTTCGCCACCCTCACCTCCCCGGCCGAGACCGCGGCCTTCATGGTCGAGCCGGTGCTGGGGGAGGGCGGCTACATCCCCGGCAACACCCGCTTCTTCCGTGGTCTGCGTGAGCGCGCCGATCAGCACGGGATCCTGCTGGTGATGGACGAGATCCAGACCGGCTTCGGACGCACCGGCGCCTACTTCGGCCACCAGCACTTCGACGTGCGCCCGGACGTGATGACCATGGCCAAGGGCCTGGCCAGCGGGTTCCCGATCTCCGGGATCGCCGCCTCCCGGGAGCTGATGTCCAAGGCGTGGCCCGGGTCCCAGGGCGGCACCTACGGCGGCAACGCCGTCGCCTGCGCGGCCGCGGTGGCCACGCTGGAGGTCATCGAGAACGAGAACCTGGTGGGCAACGCCGCCGAACGGGGCGTCCAGTTGCTCGAGGGAGCGCGCGGTGCTGCCACCGACGCCGTCGGGGACGTGCGCGGCCTCGGCCTGCTGGTCGGCTCGGAGTTCACCACCGACGGCAAGCCCGACACCGCCCGCGCCGCGGCCGCACAGAAGCTCGCCGGCGAGAAGGGTCTGCTGCTGCTCACCTGCGGTGCGTACATGAACGTGGTGCGGATGATCCCGCCGCTGGTGGTCACCTCCGAGCAGGTCGAGGATGCCCTGGCCATCTGGCGCGAGGTGCTCGCCGAGGTGTAG
- a CDS encoding NAD-dependent succinate-semialdehyde dehydrogenase, translating into MTPTEAIASVPTDLFVAGSWRATARTMPVENPATGEILTHVADADADEAMTALDAAATAQPDWARTPARERSEILYRAFELLHAEVDRLATIMTLEMGKPLAESKGEIAYAAEFFRWFAEEAVRIDGGHMRAPAGGARFLVSKQPVGPCVLITPWNFPMAMGTRKIGPAIAAGCTSVIKPAEATPLSTLALADILQRAGLPDGVVNVVTTSRAGEVMEPLLLDDRSRKLSFTGSTAVGKKLLAQAAQTVMRTSMELGGNAPLIVFDDADMDTAIAGTIAAKLRNIGQACTAANRIFVHTSVAEEFTRRLTEEMAARRMGPGLEEGVTIGPLIDDTAVQKVASLVRSAADGGAKVLLGGVPDTGPGHFFPATVVTDVPAGAELGSTEIFGPVAAVSTFTDEDEVIARANATPHGLVSYVFTESLRRGLRVSDALEAGMVGLNQGVVSNPAAPFGGVKESGLGREGGFVGIEEFLDTKYIGIPD; encoded by the coding sequence ATGACACCCACCGAAGCGATCGCCTCCGTCCCCACCGACCTGTTCGTCGCCGGCTCGTGGCGCGCCACCGCGCGCACCATGCCGGTCGAGAACCCCGCCACCGGCGAGATCCTCACCCACGTCGCCGATGCCGATGCCGATGAGGCGATGACCGCCCTCGACGCCGCAGCCACCGCCCAGCCGGACTGGGCGCGCACACCGGCCCGCGAGCGCAGCGAGATCCTCTACCGCGCCTTCGAGCTGCTGCACGCCGAGGTCGACCGGCTGGCCACGATCATGACCCTGGAGATGGGCAAGCCGCTGGCCGAGTCCAAGGGCGAGATCGCCTACGCCGCGGAGTTCTTCCGCTGGTTCGCCGAGGAGGCCGTGCGCATCGACGGCGGGCACATGCGCGCACCGGCCGGCGGCGCGCGGTTCCTCGTCTCCAAGCAGCCGGTGGGCCCGTGCGTGCTCATCACGCCGTGGAACTTCCCGATGGCGATGGGCACCCGCAAGATTGGCCCGGCGATCGCGGCCGGGTGCACCAGCGTCATCAAGCCCGCCGAGGCGACCCCGCTGAGCACCCTCGCCCTGGCCGACATCCTGCAGCGCGCCGGCCTGCCCGACGGCGTCGTGAACGTGGTCACCACCTCGCGGGCGGGCGAGGTGATGGAGCCGCTGCTGCTCGATGACCGCTCCCGCAAGCTCTCCTTCACCGGCTCCACCGCGGTGGGCAAGAAGTTGCTGGCCCAGGCGGCGCAGACGGTGATGCGCACCTCGATGGAGCTCGGCGGCAACGCACCGCTGATCGTCTTCGACGACGCCGATATGGACACCGCGATCGCCGGCACCATCGCGGCCAAACTGCGCAACATCGGCCAGGCCTGCACTGCGGCCAACCGCATCTTCGTGCACACCTCGGTGGCGGAGGAGTTCACCCGCCGCCTCACCGAGGAGATGGCCGCACGCCGCATGGGTCCCGGTCTGGAAGAGGGCGTCACGATCGGCCCGCTCATCGACGACACGGCCGTGCAGAAGGTCGCCTCGCTCGTGCGTTCGGCCGCCGACGGCGGAGCGAAGGTGCTGCTCGGGGGTGTGCCCGACACGGGTCCTGGCCACTTCTTCCCGGCCACGGTGGTCACCGACGTGCCCGCCGGCGCCGAGCTCGGCAGCACCGAGATCTTCGGCCCGGTCGCCGCGGTCAGCACCTTCACCGACGAGGACGAGGTGATCGCCCGCGCGAACGCCACCCCGCACGGCCTGGTCTCCTACGTCTTCACCGAGTCGCTGCGGCGCGGGCTGCGGGTCAGCGACGCCCTCGAGGCGGGAATGGTCGGCCTGAACCAGGGGGTCGTCTCCAACCCGGCGGCGCCGTTCGGTGGCGTGAAGGAGTCCGGGCTCGGCCGGGAGGGCGGTTTCGTGGGGATCGAGGAGTTCCTCGACACCAAGTACATCGGGATCCCCGACTGA
- a CDS encoding type 1 glutamine amidotransferase domain-containing protein, with amino-acid sequence MAELTGKTVAFLLTDGFEDSELTSPWEAVTAAGADAVLVSPGTGEVSGKNGHSQSVDVVAAEANAANYDALVLPGGVVNADHLRMDTDAVAFTKAFFSQHKPVGVICHGAWILADADVLGGRTITSYPSLRADLRNAGATWVDEEVVVDQGMVSSRTPDDLPAFNDKLVEEIGEGQHSGQTP; translated from the coding sequence ATGGCTGAACTGACCGGTAAGACCGTGGCCTTCCTGCTGACCGACGGCTTCGAGGACAGCGAGCTGACGAGCCCGTGGGAGGCGGTCACCGCCGCCGGAGCGGACGCTGTGCTGGTCTCCCCCGGTACCGGTGAGGTCTCCGGCAAGAACGGGCACTCCCAGTCAGTGGACGTGGTGGCCGCCGAGGCCAACGCCGCCAACTACGACGCACTCGTGTTGCCCGGTGGCGTCGTCAACGCCGACCACCTGCGGATGGACACCGACGCGGTGGCGTTCACGAAGGCGTTCTTCAGCCAGCACAAGCCCGTCGGCGTCATCTGCCACGGCGCCTGGATCCTGGCCGATGCCGACGTTCTCGGCGGCCGCACGATCACCTCCTACCCGAGCCTGCGTGCCGATCTGCGCAACGCCGGCGCCACCTGGGTGGACGAAGAGGTCGTGGTGGACCAGGGGATGGTCTCCAGCCGGACGCCGGACGACCTGCCCGCGTTCAACGACAAGCTGGTCGAGGAGATCGGCGAGGGCCAGCACTCCGGCCAGACGCCCTAA
- a CDS encoding biotin--[acetyl-CoA-carboxylase] ligase: protein MSSQPRWEIVEEVGSTSSELMARASADPDAWPDLSVLLATRQLAGRGRAGRTWTTDSHPALTFSVLLRPSLPAERWGWVPLLAGVAVVQALHELQPDGAAPPHEVACGLKWPNDVVHYGGPEVLAEWGCLRKVAGVLSEVTPDRSGVVVGIGANLVTGGLPVPWAGAAEELGVRASAPDLARTIHHHLAALIESWQAGADPAAVVAPVCLTLGTHVRVTLPGGGIHDGEATGLAADGALRVRTPEGERVVHAGDVEHVRPA from the coding sequence ATGAGCTCACAGCCGCGGTGGGAGATCGTCGAGGAAGTCGGGTCGACCAGTTCGGAGCTGATGGCGCGCGCGAGCGCCGACCCGGACGCGTGGCCGGACCTGTCGGTCCTGCTCGCCACCCGTCAGCTCGCCGGGCGGGGCCGGGCCGGGCGTACCTGGACCACCGACTCCCACCCGGCGCTGACGTTCTCGGTGCTGCTGCGCCCGTCGCTGCCGGCCGAGCGGTGGGGGTGGGTGCCGCTGCTGGCGGGGGTCGCCGTCGTGCAGGCCCTGCACGAGCTCCAGCCCGACGGCGCAGCACCCCCGCACGAGGTGGCGTGCGGGCTGAAGTGGCCGAACGACGTCGTGCACTACGGCGGGCCCGAGGTGCTCGCGGAGTGGGGCTGCCTGCGCAAGGTGGCCGGGGTGCTCAGCGAGGTGACCCCGGACCGGTCCGGGGTGGTGGTCGGCATCGGCGCCAACCTCGTCACGGGCGGGCTTCCGGTGCCCTGGGCCGGCGCGGCCGAGGAGCTCGGCGTGCGCGCGAGCGCCCCCGACCTGGCGCGCACCATTCACCACCACCTCGCCGCGCTGATCGAGTCCTGGCAGGCCGGTGCCGATCCGGCGGCGGTGGTGGCACCGGTCTGCCTCACGCTGGGCACGCACGTGCGGGTCACGCTGCCCGGGGGAGGGATCCACGACGGCGAAGCCACCGGCCTGGCGGCCGACGGCGCCCTGCGGGTCCGCACGCCGGAGGGCGAGCGAGTGGTGCACGCCGGCGACGTCGAGCACGTGCGCCCTGCCTGA
- a CDS encoding acyl-CoA carboxylase subunit beta, with amino-acid sequence MSTSETPADTSTTAGKLADLDSRRAAGPEKLAEIAVEKQGARGKKSARERIDALLDEGSFTELDAFATHRSVNFGLDAKKISGDGVVTGYGTIDGRQVCIYSQDFTVFGGSLGEVHGQKITKVMDLAMRTGVPLIGISDGGGARIQEGVAALTQFAEIFRRNVAASGVIPQISLILGPSAGGAVYSPALTDFIIMADQTSNMFITGPDVIRSVTGEDVGFEALGGGRTHNERSGVAHYLAADEDDAFDYAKALLHYLPTNNLTDPETFDAPADLEPTEADEALDSLVPDSDNQPYDIHTVIETVLDDGEFLEVQALFAKNVVVGFGHVEGHPVGVVANQPLAMAGTLDIAAAEKAARFVRTCDAFNIPVLTFVDVPGFLPGTDQEWNGIIRRGAKLIYAYAEATVPLITVITRKAYGGAYIVMASKQLGADLNLAWPTAQIAVMGAGGAVNILQRRTLKEVADSGGDVEAERTRLVDEYTEAIVNPWDAAQRGYVDAVIRPAQTREQIVKGLRALRTKRASLPVKKHGNIPL; translated from the coding sequence GTGAGCACTTCCGAAACCCCCGCCGACACCTCCACCACGGCCGGCAAGCTCGCGGACCTGGACAGCCGCCGGGCCGCTGGGCCCGAAAAGCTGGCCGAGATCGCCGTCGAGAAGCAGGGCGCCCGAGGCAAGAAGTCCGCCCGCGAGCGCATCGACGCGCTGCTGGACGAGGGCAGCTTCACCGAGCTGGACGCCTTCGCCACGCACCGTTCGGTGAACTTCGGCCTCGACGCCAAGAAGATCTCCGGTGACGGCGTCGTCACCGGCTACGGCACGATCGACGGCCGGCAGGTGTGCATCTACTCCCAGGACTTCACCGTCTTCGGTGGCTCGCTCGGGGAGGTGCACGGGCAGAAGATCACCAAGGTGATGGACCTGGCGATGCGCACCGGGGTGCCGCTGATCGGCATCAGCGACGGCGGCGGGGCGCGCATCCAGGAAGGTGTCGCGGCGCTGACCCAGTTCGCGGAGATCTTCCGGCGCAATGTGGCTGCCTCCGGGGTGATCCCGCAGATCTCCCTCATCCTCGGGCCCAGCGCCGGTGGGGCCGTGTACTCCCCCGCGCTCACCGACTTCATCATCATGGCCGACCAGACCTCGAACATGTTCATCACCGGCCCGGACGTGATCCGCTCCGTGACCGGCGAGGACGTCGGCTTCGAGGCGCTCGGCGGGGGGCGCACCCACAACGAGCGTTCGGGGGTGGCGCACTACCTGGCCGCGGACGAGGACGACGCCTTCGACTACGCCAAGGCGTTGCTGCACTACCTGCCCACCAACAACCTCACCGACCCCGAGACCTTCGACGCCCCGGCCGACCTCGAGCCCACCGAGGCCGACGAGGCGCTCGACTCCCTCGTCCCGGACTCGGACAACCAGCCCTACGACATCCACACCGTGATCGAGACCGTCCTCGACGACGGTGAGTTCCTCGAGGTGCAGGCGCTGTTCGCCAAGAACGTGGTGGTCGGGTTCGGGCACGTCGAGGGTCACCCGGTGGGCGTGGTGGCCAACCAGCCGCTCGCGATGGCCGGCACGCTGGACATCGCCGCCGCCGAGAAGGCCGCCCGCTTCGTGCGCACCTGCGACGCCTTCAACATTCCCGTGCTGACGTTCGTGGACGTCCCCGGCTTCCTGCCCGGCACCGACCAGGAGTGGAACGGGATCATCCGCCGCGGAGCCAAGCTGATCTACGCCTACGCCGAGGCCACCGTGCCGCTGATCACCGTCATCACCCGCAAGGCCTACGGCGGGGCCTACATCGTGATGGCCTCCAAGCAGCTCGGGGCCGACCTGAACCTCGCCTGGCCGACCGCACAGATCGCCGTCATGGGCGCCGGCGGAGCCGTGAACATCCTGCAGCGGCGCACGCTGAAGGAGGTCGCGGACAGCGGCGGCGACGTCGAGGCCGAGCGCACGCGCCTGGTCGACGAGTACACCGAGGCCATCGTCAACCCGTGGGACGCCGCCCAGCGCGGCTACGTCGACGCCGTCATCCGCCCGGCGCAGACGCGCGAGCAGATCGTCAAGGGCCTGCGGGCCCTGCGCACCAAGCGCGCGTCGCTGCCGGTCAAGAAGCACGGGAACATCCCGCTGTGA